In Candidatus Cohnella colombiensis, one DNA window encodes the following:
- the hflK gene encoding FtsH protease activity modulator HflK, translating into MELIKIERKRNSNDIIQLPPGLLKKIVLAIVALFVVLIAYSSFYTVQEQERAAVLTFGKYTGETTAGLHFKWPYPIQKVIKVPAELTQIIHIGYRQNGNIETPVEEEALMITGDENIVSADAVVQWKISNIEAYLYNIDNPEMFLRNAASSSIRSVIGSEKLDYAITDGKTVIQDKVKERLLELQTKYNTGIQIVGFKFQDIEPPGGQVAEAFQKVTNAREEKNTKINNAAKYENDKIPKARGEAQALLENAEAVKKSRMLNAEGDVAQFNAIYSEYVKNPSVTESRLIIETLEKILPHAKIFISDSSGDTVKYLPINELLRNTGSTTSAAGSAQGGGAQ; encoded by the coding sequence ATGGAACTAATTAAAATTGAACGCAAGCGCAATTCAAACGATATCATTCAATTACCACCAGGGTTATTGAAAAAGATTGTTCTAGCAATTGTTGCACTTTTTGTCGTTCTCATCGCTTATTCATCTTTCTATACCGTTCAAGAGCAAGAGCGTGCAGCTGTGCTGACATTTGGGAAGTATACAGGAGAAACGACTGCGGGGCTTCATTTCAAGTGGCCATATCCGATTCAGAAGGTCATTAAAGTTCCTGCGGAGCTCACACAGATCATTCATATTGGCTACCGTCAAAATGGAAATATTGAAACTCCAGTTGAAGAAGAAGCGCTCATGATTACTGGGGATGAAAATATCGTATCAGCAGATGCAGTTGTACAGTGGAAGATTAGCAATATCGAAGCTTACCTGTACAATATCGACAATCCAGAAATGTTTTTACGGAATGCGGCGAGCTCATCGATCCGCTCTGTAATTGGTTCAGAGAAGCTCGATTATGCGATTACCGATGGTAAAACAGTCATCCAGGATAAGGTAAAGGAAAGATTGCTAGAGCTTCAAACGAAATATAACACCGGTATCCAGATTGTTGGATTTAAGTTCCAGGATATTGAGCCTCCGGGTGGTCAAGTTGCTGAAGCTTTCCAAAAAGTAACAAATGCGCGCGAGGAAAAAAATACGAAGATTAATAATGCAGCAAAATATGAAAATGATAAAATTCCGAAGGCGCGTGGTGAAGCGCAAGCTTTACTCGAAAATGCAGAAGCTGTGAAAAAATCGCGGATGCTCAATGCTGAGGGGGATGTGGCACAATTTAATGCGATCTACTCTGAGTATGTGAAAAACCCGAGTGTTACTGAAAGCCGATTAATTATAGAAACGTTGGAAAAAATCTTGCCACATGCGAAGATCTTCATCTCCGACTCAAGTGGCGACACCGTAAAGTATTTGCCGATCAATGAACTGCTTCGCAATACGGGCTCGACCACGAGTGCAGCGGGTTCAGCACAAGGAGGGGGAGCACAATGA
- a CDS encoding IS3 family transposase: MYKHRLQFRVEKMCDVLKVSSSGYYKWLKYRDKPSARELKRRRLMKRIRYFFYHFKRRAGSPTITEALRQEGRRVSSRTVSRLMNEMGLKSITVRKYKATTNSNHSLPVFDNVLDRQFKVLAPNKVWVTDITYIGTGEGWLYLASVMDLFSRKIVGWSVGSRMTRELVIDALDQAFERRNPAPGLIHHSDRGSQYASEEYRARLVDYGMIGSMSRKGNCYDNACIESFHSTLKKELVYQTKFRTRKQAEKELYVYIEFDYNRLRFHSTLGYKTAHQFELNYFKMVAS; encoded by the coding sequence ATCTACAAGCACCGCTTGCAGTTCCGTGTTGAGAAGATGTGCGATGTACTGAAAGTTTCGTCAAGCGGCTATTACAAATGGTTAAAGTATAGGGACAAGCCAAGCGCACGCGAGCTTAAACGGAGACGGTTAATGAAGCGCATTCGGTACTTCTTTTATCACTTCAAGCGCCGTGCAGGTAGCCCAACAATCACCGAAGCGTTGCGCCAGGAAGGCCGCCGTGTCTCCTCAAGAACTGTTTCTCGCCTCATGAACGAGATGGGGCTAAAGTCAATCACTGTGCGCAAATACAAGGCAACAACCAACTCCAACCACTCCTTGCCGGTATTCGACAATGTGCTGGATCGACAGTTCAAAGTTTTGGCCCCGAACAAAGTATGGGTAACGGATATTACCTATATCGGGACGGGCGAAGGTTGGCTTTACTTGGCTAGTGTTATGGACCTGTTCTCACGTAAAATTGTTGGCTGGTCAGTAGGATCGCGAATGACCAGGGAGTTGGTAATAGATGCTCTTGATCAAGCATTTGAAAGACGAAACCCTGCACCCGGCTTAATTCATCATTCCGACCGTGGTTCCCAGTACGCCAGTGAGGAATACCGAGCGCGGCTTGTCGATTATGGGATGATTGGCAGCATGAGCCGCAAAGGCAATTGCTACGACAATGCTTGTATCGAGTCCTTCCACAGCACCTTAAAAAAGGAGTTGGTGTACCAAACAAAGTTCAGAACCCGTAAACAGGCCGAGAAAGAACTCTATGTTTACATTGAGTTCGATTACAATCGATTGCGGTTTCATTCAACTTTGGGATACAAAACCGCCCATCAATTTGAGTTGAATTATTTCAAGATGGTGGCGTCCTAA
- a CDS encoding protease modulator HflC, giving the protein MSKKLILGIAIFIAVIIIGSGSFYIVKEGEYKVVLKFGEAVRIVKDPGLKLKIPFVESVSTLPKYQMTFESDPTSILTKDKKPIIVDNYTVWRIESPENFLKTVKTVSVGVQRIDEAVYNSVRRKLSEINYDNIISENTARGNINDEITKDVASALKDDYGIEVIDVRIKRTDLPEGNKQSVYNRMISDRESIAARYLSEGDEESRKITSKADRSATELLAQAEADAKKIIAEGEQGAAKTYNEAYGKDPAFYSLYRTLQSYVTTLQNEPVILLPIDSPYTRILLGK; this is encoded by the coding sequence ATGAGTAAAAAGCTAATTTTAGGTATTGCGATTTTCATCGCTGTCATCATTATAGGTTCAGGTTCGTTTTACATTGTTAAGGAAGGCGAGTATAAAGTCGTCTTGAAATTTGGTGAAGCGGTTCGGATTGTGAAGGATCCTGGATTAAAATTAAAGATTCCATTCGTTGAAAGCGTGTCTACGCTTCCGAAATATCAAATGACATTCGAAAGTGATCCCACGTCTATTCTGACGAAGGATAAGAAGCCGATTATCGTGGATAACTACACCGTTTGGCGGATCGAAAGTCCAGAAAATTTCTTAAAGACAGTAAAAACAGTCAGTGTCGGTGTGCAGCGGATAGATGAAGCTGTCTATAACTCGGTACGACGCAAGCTTTCTGAAATTAATTATGATAATATTATTAGTGAAAACACAGCTCGTGGTAACATTAACGATGAGATTACGAAAGATGTTGCTAGTGCACTTAAAGATGATTATGGTATTGAAGTGATTGATGTGCGCATTAAGCGAACGGATTTACCGGAAGGCAATAAGCAAAGTGTATACAACCGGATGATCTCGGACCGAGAATCGATTGCAGCGCGTTATCTTTCCGAAGGGGATGAGGAATCGCGCAAGATTACATCGAAAGCCGATCGCTCAGCAACCGAGCTGCTTGCTCAGGCAGAAGCAGATGCGAAGAAGATTATCGCTGAAGGTGAACAAGGCGCAGCGAAAACCTATAACGAAGCTTATGGGAAAGATCCTGCATTTTATAGCTTATATCGGACATTACAGAGCTATGTGACGACGTTGCAAAATGAACCTGTCATTTTGTTGCCGATTGATTCTCCGTATACACGAATACTTTTAGGCAAATAA
- the trmD gene encoding tRNA (guanosine(37)-N1)-methyltransferase TrmD, translated as MRIDVLTLFPEMFTGVFGTSILGKARDKGIVSLSTVNFRDYANNKHNTVDDMPYGGGGGMVLKPEPIFNAVEYLLQSKADETINSGIHKPRIILMCPQGATFTQQRAQELSHESHLIFICGHYEGYDERIREHLVTDELSIGDYVLTGGEIPAMAVIDSVVRLIPGVLGNENSAVTDSFSDGLLEYPHYTRPAEFRGMSVPDVLTSGHHVNIEKWRRQQSLERTYSRRPELLESVSLSPEEQRWLHNMRDTDKH; from the coding sequence ATGCGGATCGATGTATTGACGTTGTTTCCGGAGATGTTCACGGGAGTATTTGGAACGAGTATTTTGGGGAAAGCTCGTGATAAAGGAATTGTATCGCTGTCCACTGTTAATTTTCGAGACTATGCGAATAATAAGCATAACACAGTCGATGATATGCCTTATGGCGGTGGCGGTGGAATGGTACTGAAGCCCGAGCCGATCTTTAATGCCGTCGAGTATTTGCTTCAGTCGAAGGCTGATGAGACGATAAATTCTGGTATACATAAGCCGCGCATTATTCTGATGTGTCCACAAGGCGCTACCTTCACACAACAGAGAGCGCAGGAATTATCGCATGAAAGCCACCTGATCTTCATCTGCGGACATTATGAGGGCTATGATGAAAGGATCCGTGAGCACCTCGTTACGGACGAGCTATCGATAGGCGATTATGTGCTAACTGGTGGGGAGATTCCAGCGATGGCAGTCATCGATTCTGTCGTTAGGCTGATACCTGGCGTGTTAGGCAACGAAAACTCTGCAGTCACAGACTCTTTCAGTGACGGCTTACTCGAATATCCGCATTATACGCGTCCTGCTGAATTTCGCGGCATGAGTGTGCCTGATGTGCTCACGTCTGGTCATCATGTAAACATAGAGAAGTGGCGAAGACAGCAATCGTTGGAGCGTACCTACAGCAGACGGCCAGAGCTGTTAGAGAGCGTGTCGCTGTCGCCAGAGGAACAACGATGGTTGCACAATATGCGTGATACGGATAAACATTAA
- the rplS gene encoding 50S ribosomal protein L19: protein MSNLIQAITQEQLRKDIPSFRPGDTLKVYVKVVEGTRERVQLFEGVVIKRRGGGISETFTVRKISYGVGVERAFPVHSPRLEKIEVARRGKVRRAKLYYLRNLRGKAARIKEIR from the coding sequence ATGAGTAACCTTATTCAAGCGATTACACAAGAGCAACTTCGCAAGGACATCCCAAGCTTCCGTCCAGGCGATACGTTGAAAGTGTATGTAAAAGTCGTCGAGGGTACCCGTGAGCGTGTACAATTGTTCGAAGGCGTTGTAATTAAACGTCGCGGCGGTGGCATTAGCGAAACATTTACAGTTCGTAAGATTTCTTACGGTGTAGGCGTTGAGCGTGCATTCCCAGTACATTCCCCACGTCTCGAGAAGATCGAAGTGGCTCGTCGCGGTAAAGTTCGTCGCGCGAAACTGTACTACCTACGCAATCTGCGTGGTAAAGCAGCACGGATCAAAGAAATTCGATAA
- a CDS encoding GTP pyrophosphokinase family protein yields the protein MEQITKFKEEITRFMMMYKFALDSFETKVEILKEEFQFLHDYNPIEHTKTRLKTPESIINKLFRKGFDVNFDSIRNNIKDIAGLRITCSFVSDIYRISDMLHRQSDLNIVETKDYILHPKPNGYQSLHLIVEVPVYMSDREEIVPVEVQIRTIAMDFWASLEHKIFYKYNASVPPRLLQELKEAADNASALDKQMERLHKEIAEIKENNNIAMNKELQSLSINDEQFQIPAALLELLGPGQGKD from the coding sequence ATGGAACAGATCACGAAGTTTAAGGAAGAAATTACTCGATTCATGATGATGTATAAGTTTGCACTTGATTCTTTTGAAACAAAAGTGGAAATATTGAAAGAAGAATTTCAATTTTTGCACGATTACAATCCGATCGAGCATACGAAGACGAGACTCAAGACACCGGAAAGCATCATTAATAAGCTGTTTCGAAAAGGCTTTGATGTAAACTTCGATAGCATTCGTAACAACATTAAAGATATTGCAGGCTTGCGGATCACCTGCTCGTTCGTATCGGATATCTATCGGATTAGCGATATGCTGCACAGACAATCGGATTTGAACATTGTTGAGACGAAGGACTATATCCTTCATCCGAAGCCGAATGGCTATCAGAGCTTGCACCTCATTGTTGAAGTGCCTGTGTATATGTCGGATCGGGAAGAGATTGTACCCGTAGAGGTGCAAATTCGTACGATCGCAATGGATTTCTGGGCAAGCCTAGAGCACAAAATTTTTTACAAGTACAATGCTTCAGTGCCTCCTAGACTACTGCAGGAGTTGAAGGAAGCGGCTGATAATGCGTCTGCATTAGACAAACAGATGGAACGCTTGCATAAAGAAATTGCCGAAATCAAAGAAAATAACAATATCGCGATGAATAAGGAACTTCAGTCGCTCAGCATTAATGATGAGCAATTCCAAATCCCTGCTGCCCTCCTAGAGCTGCTGGGTCCTGGTCAAGGTAAGGATTAG
- the lepB gene encoding signal peptidase I, translating to MEQRNGNRDGSNDVRSQADAEEAVRDSQSTHANVDNSESKLDDSMSKVQSDLQGDKNSVKATRASKEIVEWIKALAIAGLLVFIIRWLLVSPFIVEGASMQPNFWDRERIIVNKVIYDIRAPKRGEVIVFHVPEEGRDFIKRVIGLPGDSIEVKGDTVLINGEPLDETYLAEAFEEAHANGELYNQDNKFYSNFPNGTFEDGVVPEGMLFVLGDNRSYSEDSRMIGYIPQDRIVGRADLVFWPLKDFHFISKN from the coding sequence ATGGAACAGCGTAATGGAAATCGTGATGGATCAAATGATGTAAGATCACAAGCAGACGCTGAAGAAGCTGTCCGTGATTCACAATCAACTCATGCAAATGTAGATAATAGTGAATCTAAGCTTGACGATAGCATGTCTAAGGTTCAATCCGACCTACAGGGTGATAAAAATTCGGTAAAAGCGACTCGTGCCTCAAAAGAAATTGTCGAATGGATAAAGGCACTCGCCATAGCGGGCTTGCTCGTATTTATCATTCGTTGGCTATTAGTAAGTCCGTTCATTGTCGAAGGGGCTTCGATGCAACCGAACTTTTGGGATCGTGAACGCATTATTGTTAATAAAGTGATCTATGATATTCGTGCGCCAAAGCGTGGCGAAGTTATTGTGTTCCACGTGCCTGAAGAAGGACGTGACTTCATTAAACGAGTCATCGGATTGCCGGGAGATTCGATTGAGGTAAAGGGAGACACTGTATTGATTAATGGTGAACCTTTGGATGAAACCTATTTAGCTGAAGCGTTTGAAGAAGCTCATGCGAATGGGGAACTCTACAACCAGGATAATAAATTTTACAGCAACTTCCCGAACGGAACGTTTGAAGACGGAGTCGTACCTGAAGGGATGTTGTTCGTCTTAGGAGACAATCGTTCCTATAGCGAGGATAGTCGGATGATCGGCTATATTCCTCAGGATCGAATCGTCGGTCGCGCAGATTTAGTGTTTTGGCCACTGAAGGATTTCCACTTTATTTCTAAAAATTAG
- a CDS encoding YifB family Mg chelatase-like AAA ATPase, whose translation MYVKLLSASVFGIEGRFIEVEVDICSGLPQVSVVGLPDSAVRESVERVRAAIKNGGMKFPMDRITINLAPADLRKEGSAFDLAIAAGILCASGQVSPQLLEDTLFIGELALNGSVRNVPGVLPMTELARRAGVRRVIVPKDAVVEASLINGIDVFGIASLDDWVSGTLIMKQRGRSLVNTDKERHLEPSSLDEDNAQTVHQLDLSDVVGQTQGKRALLVSAAGMHNIMFIGPPGTGKTMLCRRLPTIMPPLDDEEALTVTKIFSVCGKLSNGHAGLIRKRPFRAPHHSISTAGLIGGGSIPKPGEVTLSHHGILFLDEMPEFSRTALEALRQPLEDREVMIGRVRGVCQFPARFMLAASMNPCPCGYSGGTSEDRVCTCSPAAISRYRARMSGPLADRLDLQVELPRQSVRTQEKDGLTLTSLQAREQVIEAASRQRLRYCNRGIRWNSELQGPLLQQYTKLSTDAEDLLHLVYNQLGLSFRAHDRILKMSRTIADLSGRETICSDDVAEAISYRCLDTLT comes from the coding sequence ATGTATGTCAAATTGTTGAGCGCAAGCGTATTCGGAATAGAAGGACGCTTTATCGAGGTTGAGGTAGATATTTGCTCAGGGTTGCCCCAAGTCAGTGTTGTTGGACTTCCCGACTCCGCAGTACGTGAATCTGTCGAGCGTGTTCGGGCAGCCATTAAAAATGGCGGGATGAAGTTCCCTATGGATCGCATTACAATTAATCTCGCACCAGCAGATTTACGTAAGGAAGGTAGTGCCTTCGATCTCGCGATTGCAGCAGGCATTCTATGCGCAAGCGGTCAGGTGAGTCCGCAGTTGCTAGAGGATACGCTATTCATTGGTGAGCTCGCCTTGAATGGTTCAGTGAGAAATGTGCCTGGCGTGCTGCCCATGACGGAATTAGCAAGACGTGCAGGGGTTCGAAGAGTGATTGTCCCAAAGGACGCAGTTGTTGAAGCATCTCTAATTAACGGAATTGATGTTTTCGGAATTGCATCATTGGATGACTGGGTGAGCGGAACGTTAATAATGAAGCAACGTGGTCGTAGTCTTGTTAATACTGATAAAGAACGCCATCTTGAACCTTCATCTTTAGATGAGGATAATGCACAGACCGTTCATCAGCTTGATCTAAGCGATGTAGTTGGACAAACCCAAGGGAAACGGGCATTGCTCGTTTCCGCAGCAGGCATGCATAACATTATGTTCATAGGACCTCCTGGGACCGGTAAGACGATGCTCTGCAGGAGATTGCCAACCATTATGCCACCACTAGATGATGAAGAGGCATTAACCGTAACGAAAATTTTCAGCGTTTGCGGCAAGCTAAGTAATGGCCATGCAGGACTTATTCGAAAGCGACCTTTTCGTGCTCCGCATCACTCGATTTCAACCGCAGGTTTAATCGGGGGTGGCTCCATTCCGAAACCCGGAGAAGTGACATTATCCCATCATGGCATTCTTTTTCTTGATGAGATGCCAGAATTTTCACGCACCGCCCTCGAAGCACTTCGTCAGCCACTAGAGGATCGTGAAGTGATGATCGGACGCGTGCGCGGCGTATGCCAATTCCCAGCTCGATTCATGCTCGCTGCGAGCATGAATCCTTGTCCGTGTGGTTATTCGGGTGGAACGAGTGAAGATCGAGTGTGCACATGCTCACCTGCAGCAATTAGTCGTTATCGCGCGCGCATGTCTGGACCGCTAGCGGATCGCCTGGATTTACAGGTGGAGCTGCCGAGGCAATCCGTTCGTACCCAAGAGAAGGATGGCTTGACCTTGACCTCGTTGCAGGCGCGCGAGCAAGTCATTGAAGCAGCGTCCCGGCAACGATTGCGCTATTGCAACCGCGGAATTCGTTGGAACTCCGAGCTTCAGGGTCCACTACTCCAACAATATACGAAGCTTTCAACCGATGCAGAAGATTTACTTCACCTAGTCTATAATCAACTGGGTCTAAGCTTTCGCGCACATGATCGCATTCTTAAAATGTCGCGAACGATTGCCGATTTATCGGGACGAGAAACGATCTGCTCTGATGATGTAGCGGAGGCGATCAGCTATCGGTGTTTAGATACGCTCACTTAG
- a CDS encoding alpha/beta hydrolase: MPYLKVDGSSIYYEVYGEGVPLIFIHSHGLSHQMFSPQIHYFRKHYKLILVDLRGNGRSGALGVNNSHILQAQCEDLKLLLDQLEISNAVWVGVSDGGILVQQFMELYPQYVSAIILSDSYSQNRSKGWVGKLASALHTASSVTSYLPNEFFTRSLKLTYYNWDFAYRVLRNEMVQKRPTEWIKQRAALKEVDLTPSLNQINVPVLCVVGDFSQTAIQRMQETVSFIPDATLQIIEDSYDPSNLCQPMKFNEALRDFLELHKERLILDSA, encoded by the coding sequence ATGCCCTATTTAAAAGTAGATGGGTCATCAATTTACTATGAAGTATATGGTGAAGGGGTGCCTCTTATCTTTATTCACAGCCATGGACTCTCACATCAGATGTTCTCTCCACAAATTCATTACTTCCGTAAACATTATAAGCTGATTCTTGTTGATCTTAGGGGAAATGGACGCTCTGGAGCTTTAGGAGTAAATAATAGCCATATTCTCCAAGCACAATGTGAGGATTTAAAGTTATTGCTCGATCAGCTTGAAATATCGAATGCCGTATGGGTAGGCGTATCCGATGGAGGGATATTGGTTCAACAGTTTATGGAGCTCTATCCCCAGTATGTGAGTGCTATCATTCTATCGGATAGCTACAGTCAGAACAGGAGCAAAGGCTGGGTAGGTAAGCTAGCTTCAGCGCTTCATACTGCCTCCTCTGTAACCTCTTATTTACCAAATGAATTTTTCACTCGCTCGCTCAAACTAACCTATTACAATTGGGATTTCGCGTATCGAGTTCTACGAAATGAGATGGTGCAGAAGAGACCAACAGAATGGATCAAACAGCGAGCTGCCTTGAAGGAAGTTGATCTTACCCCATCCTTAAACCAGATCAATGTCCCCGTCCTTTGTGTGGTTGGAGATTTCTCGCAGACGGCCATTCAACGAATGCAAGAAACCGTCAGCTTCATCCCCGATGCTACGCTTCAAATTATTGAAGATTCATATGATCCGAGCAACCTCTGTCAACCGATGAAGTTTAATGAAGCTTTAAGAGATTTTCTAGAGCTACACAAAGAACGACTGATTCTCGATTCAGCTTAG
- a CDS encoding YraN family protein, producing the protein MDSSHEPNPQSSHSAARERINRTEVGRQGEAVASEYLSKHGFRILERNWRCRHGEIDLICEVDETLVFVEVRSRTNPSKFGTAIEAVTPRKCRQVRETASFYMKHHRQSERSIRFDVVAVTFLTGLEPELLHISNAF; encoded by the coding sequence ATGGATTCATCTCATGAACCAAACCCGCAATCTTCTCATTCTGCAGCTAGAGAGCGCATCAATCGGACTGAGGTCGGTCGTCAGGGCGAAGCTGTGGCGTCAGAATATTTATCCAAGCACGGCTTTAGGATTTTGGAACGCAATTGGCGTTGTCGCCATGGTGAAATTGATTTAATTTGCGAAGTAGATGAAACGCTAGTATTCGTTGAAGTAAGATCTCGTACGAACCCGAGTAAATTTGGAACAGCAATTGAAGCAGTTACACCACGCAAGTGTCGTCAAGTTCGTGAGACAGCATCATTTTATATGAAGCATCATCGTCAGTCAGAGCGATCTATCCGGTTTGATGTTGTGGCAGTTACTTTTCTAACAGGTTTAGAACCCGAACTATTACATATTAGTAACGCTTTCTAA
- a CDS encoding transposase, which produces MGDVRERYTKEFKRKTIEHMEATGKKPIDIQRELGISKSTLSPWIKQYGSNVTKEQTQVFVDYERLKRLEQEYKDLQEENEILKKAMHFFTKDRD; this is translated from the coding sequence ATGGGAGACGTTCGAGAAAGGTATACCAAAGAATTTAAGCGCAAAACAATCGAACACATGGAGGCAACCGGCAAGAAACCAATCGATATCCAGAGAGAATTAGGGATTTCTAAAAGTACGCTAAGTCCATGGATTAAGCAATATGGTAGCAATGTGACCAAGGAACAAACGCAGGTCTTTGTCGATTACGAGCGCCTCAAAAGGCTGGAGCAAGAGTATAAAGATCTTCAGGAAGAGAACGAAATCCTAAAAAAAGCGATGCACTTCTTCACGAAAGACCGGGACTAA
- a CDS encoding EscU/YscU/HrcU family type III secretion system export apparatus switch protein, whose product MSESNAEEKPLLPKKAVALKYEPEKRSAPVIIAKGQGVIADEILRRAQDSGVPVQEDASLVEVLSKLDIEQEIPAELYKLVAEILSFVYRSDQRAGHSRSNKRS is encoded by the coding sequence ATGAGCGAGAGCAATGCTGAGGAGAAACCACTGCTGCCGAAAAAAGCAGTTGCCCTCAAATACGAGCCGGAGAAGCGTTCGGCACCAGTCATTATTGCCAAAGGCCAAGGGGTAATCGCTGATGAGATATTGCGTCGTGCACAGGACAGCGGTGTACCTGTTCAAGAGGATGCTTCCTTAGTTGAAGTGTTATCAAAGCTCGATATTGAGCAAGAAATACCAGCCGAGCTTTATAAGCTAGTCGCAGAAATTCTTAGCTTCGTCTATCGATCTGATCAACGCGCAGGGCATTCTCGTAGCAACAAACGATCCTAA
- a CDS encoding ribonuclease HII, with product MTEVNRLAYETALWSQGLTAIAGVDEVGRGCLFGDVVAAAVILPVGLVLDEVNDSKQLSEKKRDRLYELIVSEAVAWSVARVESSIIDTINIRQASRLAMRQAVETLNVIPEHLLIDAESVELNIVQTAIVKGDALSQSIAAASIIAKVTRDRLCVDVWDSQYPQYGIAGHKGYGTKVHREALLKHGPTPLHRRSFLGNLFAEQQQLF from the coding sequence ATGACAGAAGTCAATCGATTAGCCTATGAAACAGCTTTGTGGTCGCAAGGGCTGACAGCGATTGCAGGTGTTGATGAAGTAGGGCGTGGATGTCTCTTTGGAGATGTTGTCGCAGCAGCAGTTATTTTACCTGTTGGGCTTGTACTAGATGAAGTGAATGATTCAAAGCAACTTAGCGAAAAAAAGCGAGATCGACTTTATGAGCTGATTGTGTCTGAGGCTGTAGCATGGTCGGTGGCACGGGTCGAATCGTCGATTATTGATACGATAAATATTAGACAAGCTTCAAGATTGGCGATGAGACAGGCGGTAGAAACGTTGAATGTAATCCCCGAGCACTTACTTATTGATGCGGAGAGCGTTGAGTTAAACATTGTCCAAACAGCGATTGTGAAAGGCGATGCGCTCAGTCAATCAATCGCAGCGGCTTCGATCATCGCGAAGGTGACAAGGGATCGCTTATGCGTCGACGTTTGGGATTCGCAATATCCGCAGTATGGGATCGCAGGACACAAAGGCTATGGTACGAAGGTGCATCGTGAAGCTTTGCTTAAGCATGGACCAACCCCATTACACCGCCGCAGTTTTTTAGGTAATTTGTTTGCAGAACAACAGCAGCTCTTTTAA
- the ylqF gene encoding ribosome biogenesis GTPase YlqF: MTIQWFPGHMTRAKRQIEEKLKLIDVVFELLDARIPQSSRNPMVDEITGSKPRLILLNKADLADPEVTAEWNRYFRSKGRQSLAIDANAGTGLKEIVAKSKELLQEKIQRQIDKGMKPRPMRALIVGIPNVGKSTLINRIAGRNIAVTGDRPGVTKGQQWIKTGGELELLDTPGILWPKFDDQEAGYRLAATGAIKEQLLHIDEVACFVLRTLVERYGSVLSERYGLGQLPSELPDLQAAVEVLENIGRKRGCLVGGGHVDYEKAAGLLLRDLRAGKLGLMSLEAPERD, translated from the coding sequence ATGACAATACAATGGTTTCCCGGGCATATGACCCGAGCAAAGCGTCAAATTGAAGAAAAGCTTAAATTGATTGATGTTGTGTTTGAACTGTTGGATGCACGAATTCCTCAATCGAGTCGAAATCCGATGGTTGACGAGATTACTGGATCGAAGCCGAGGTTGATTTTGTTAAACAAAGCAGATTTAGCCGATCCTGAGGTGACTGCAGAGTGGAATCGGTATTTTCGCTCGAAAGGGCGTCAATCACTGGCGATTGACGCGAATGCCGGCACAGGGTTAAAGGAAATCGTCGCGAAATCAAAGGAATTGCTGCAAGAAAAGATTCAACGGCAAATCGATAAAGGCATGAAGCCTAGACCGATGCGCGCATTGATCGTTGGGATACCTAATGTTGGGAAGTCAACGCTCATTAATCGAATCGCAGGACGCAATATTGCGGTGACCGGTGATCGACCAGGAGTAACGAAAGGCCAACAATGGATCAAAACAGGTGGAGAGCTAGAGTTACTCGATACACCGGGAATTTTATGGCCGAAGTTCGACGATCAAGAAGCGGGTTACCGATTAGCAGCGACTGGAGCCATTAAAGAGCAATTGCTTCACATCGATGAAGTAGCGTGCTTCGTGCTGCGGACACTCGTTGAGCGCTATGGTTCTGTGTTATCTGAACGCTACGGACTAGGGCAACTTCCATCGGAGCTCCCTGATCTACAAGCAGCTGTCGAGGTTTTGGAAAATATCGGTCGCAAACGGGGCTGTCTCGTTGGTGGTGGTCATGTGGATTACGAGAAAGCGGCAGGCTTGTTGCTTCGTGATCTAAGAGCGGGCAAGCTCGGGTTAATGTCATTAGAGGCACCGGAGCGGGATTAA